tgctgtgtttatgtgctttttagagtgtcaaaagtttggcacccatttacttgcattgtatggacctacagagctgaaatatacttctaaaaatcttaatatgtgttctgcggaagaaagtcatacacatctgggatgtcatgagggtgagtaaatgagagaattttcatttttgggtgaactatccctttaagccattcttctttactcaattatactttacaaaagtgaagatttatgtgcactaagaagtactgagtagaatccaatgtgccatatggctaacctagagtccagtcataatttcccttatactgtataatatgtgatataacccaatttaaatattaaaataaaagcaatgatactttaatcacagatgagttaagtttacttgtaactagttagcgttactttaaaaaattaagttcagttaacttgagccaaataagtactgtatgtttacttaaaaaaagcatgcaaaccgattgccttaaaaaaatatataaggtcagctaattagattttacagtataaatgaaaactcAATTGATACAGGTGTAGTAAACAGACTGTGGCAGAGGTTTCTCGGGTTCTTATGCtcgaataaataaaattattaataattgaaTGTAAAAACACAAATAACGAAAATGCTGTGTTGTAAGCATGAGCTACAGTGTGTATGCATGCTTTACAGTATGTAAGAAGTTAATCTTTTTTCAGAAAATCACAAAATCAGAGGGCATAGatacagctatatatatatatatatatatatatatatatatatatatatatatatatatatatatatatattacacatatacTGTAAGAAACTATTTATACACTTACGTTTAGGTGAGACCTTTGTGTCGTTGAGGTTATGTCTTCTTCCGTTGTCCTTCAGGGTTAAAGTCACACAATGTTAATGGTTAACTATAATATTTCTTTATGGCACATCAAACCTGATAACTCAGCTATTACCATCTGCTGTATTACCAATGTGATGTCATACTGTACCTGATTATGGACATTTTATGCATctatagattttgttttatttttatttttattttatatttgcattttagTCAACAACCATATTCTATGTTTATTGAAATTTTATAAATGAGATGCCAAAGAACAAAAAGATTCTGTGTTCTATTagcattaaaagaaaaaagtaatacagaATTAACTTATATTAACTAtacataactatatatatatatatatatataaaactcataCAAATGCTGTAAAATCCATTGTACTAACTAAACTATCACATGAAACCAAAAACACATAACATGAATGACCAGTTCAAGTGAAATGGTTTTACAGAGAAAGACAGATCAAATGattttaaattcttataaacGCCTAACAACAAATGTGCAATCATCCAACAGTGGTCCAGAAAAATCCTCATTTATGCAGTTAGCACATACACAATATAGGGTATATGAATCTGCATGTAACATAACTTCTGCATGAATTGAGATCCTATGTCAGTTCACCAGAGTAAAATATGAAGTGAGACGAGACTGAGATTTTTATGGGAAACTGTCTGTCCAGACATGTGTTGACTTGGtattaagacaaatgcttttagcAAGATGTGAACGAGTATGTCTTGTATATGCAGGACAAGCTACATGCAGTTTCTTGTACAATGTGAAAGTATGCGATTTACGGTATGTGGTTTTTTCAGGGCATCTTTGCATTTTTATGAAACTTAAAATCGTTTTCTCAGCACACAGGTACAAAAccgcaaacatactgtacatatccCTGAATGTTGCTGTTGTTTAGCATGTGTGCCAATGTGTATATGTGTTCAGACGCAACTCtttttttgtgcactggtgtTGGTGGAACTGCATGTGCAAGGACGCCTTTCATGGTTGCGCACTGTCTCCGTGTTTACAAAAGTGTCTCCCGCTGAAAGAGTTTAGACGCGCTCTTCCCATGAACATCGATAGGGGATAATGGGGTGGCGGACGCCATTAGATGGGCCCCCGGGCTTCAGCCAGTGTAAGTCCATGCGGTAATGCACCCCTGTTTgcagctttgatattttgttatctcatgcaattaatttatacattttaagtgtgaattAAGTGTCCAAAAGAGTCTAAACCTTTTCAAGTGTAGATGTTTAGGCATTTTAATGCATTAATGAATCaaacaaaaagaagaatgaaAGCACGAGTCACCTAGAGTGTTACAGAAAGTGAAAAATGAAAGTGAGCAAAGCGTGAGTACATCTATGTACATGTCAGTCAAACTCCACTCAAAAGTGTAATCCAAGACTCCTCTGAGGTAGAGTGGATCCCAAATGCAGGATACACTATGTCCTTGAACACGGCACTAAATGTATGAAGATGCTGCTTTCTTCCTCCTTGACCTGTGCTATGGAACGCAGCTGTTCCTCCTTCGTAATCCAGGGTCACTCTGACCTTCTTCGGTGGCACAACCCACCCGTCACCTACAACTATATTAGCCAAATCATGGCACACTGTCAGCTTCGTGTTCTTCCACTGCAACCTCCAGGAGCTGGTGTTATGCCCCAGCCTGCTGTGGTCACCTTTACGTGGGATGCTTTTGTAACACAGTCCCACTGACCACATACATCCAGGCCCTATCTCCACTGCCCACATGTGAACTCCTGTAGAGAAACCCTGGGAGCACATGACCTGAGCAGCGGTGCAGAACCGCTCACCCTGGTCTCCAGCACTGCTTTTCTTCCCTCCAGCACATTGCTTGATTGTTTTGAGATTGCTGGACAGCATAAGGCTGGGATGGGCTGTGTCTGGGTTAAAGGTCAGGTCCAGAGGGTTCATCATGCCATGGAGACACTCCAGTAGAAGGCTCATCTCGGCATGGAAGGTGTCTGTTCGAAGGGTAGAGCGCAGCTTTTTGGCACATGAATGTTCTTGTGTAGGTAGGCTAGGAATGGTGGTGTTAGCAGCCTGGCGGACCCTTGCTTCAACTTTGAGGTAGTGCTGGATAAAGAGAAACTCTGAGGATTCAGAGAGAACCTCACTGGTGCTCTGGTGGGCTGCCTGCAGCAGCTTTTGATAGTCTTCCAAATCACGTAGATTGGCCTGCCAGATTTTGTCGCGCAAATGAAGCTCATCGTCCATTGCAGCACCCATTCGACTCTTTAGAACATCAAATATGAGAAGTGTAAATGCGAGTTACCACATCATGACTGTATGTAATGTTGAgctaacaacatgatcacactggaaaaaAACATGTTGCTTCTAAAAAGTTTGTACACCccgaaatcaaccccattcagtcaaatatttggccatttttgcatcaattaatGCATGAACACATTTTCCTAATGATAGCGCATTACTCGGGCAACCTcccgtgggaaccaggaagtaatagtgTTCACAAACAATGGCGAGCACATTTGGGAAGTTGCATTTTCTATCAAAAACAAACTGAAGGTTTGGTttggggttggggtttgggtgagggtgtagagttaataaaatatgccttcctgttgactgtattacatcaattataattaaaaatgctACTCGCTTTGACGCCACtaaggaaactggagctcacaagtgcctatacgttcaacaacacttccagcttcagccactgggggaagtggtttgaattttggtaaaaacagaccgatttcagcagcaaaccTTTCGACCAACTGTTGCCAAATTCTCAGTATGATCAGTCTGAAgcaatacacatacagtacaatacacatTGTACTATGATAGTATTATTGTACTTTTCATGCTTACCTTATATGCGCTTATTAGTGTAGTCATATTGTCCAGCAATATGTTTGCCCTGGCCACCAGTTTATCTTCTGTCTTATCAACAGGCCCATCTCTTTCATTTGCATTTTTGAGCAGAGCTTCCGTAATCTGTAACTTATCAGACACAGACTTTCCCAGCCCTTCCATAATTCTCTGCATTTCCTCTTTTGCCACCTCAAATGTCTGTACATCGTGATTCTGGTGAGCCCCTTCCATCAAGCACTCTGAGCAGAGAAACAGTCGCTCTTGTGCACACAGGTATTCCGTTACCTTCCTGTGCACTGGGCATCTCTTCCCATCGTGTTCTATGGGCAGCTCCATCAATATGTGGTCATTAGAAAGGTGCTGTTCCTTATGCCGCTTGAGGTGGCTCGGGCACAACGACATTTCACAGCACATGCAGAATATCACAGCAGATGCCGGATCTTCTAGACACTGGTCACACAGCACTACATGGCCTCCTTTCAGCCCACCACTGGACGTAACTGCCAGGTACCCATCCACGATACCGCTGAGTTTGAAGTTCTTTGGCAGTGTATCAGGGTTGCCGTACTCTTCCCTGCACTCCGGGCAACGTCTTGGGCTCTTGGGGTCTTCTGCACCTGCCACATTTTGTATACAACATAAGCAATAATTATGCCCGCAAGGAAGGGTCACAGGGTTATGGTACAGCTGCAAGCAGATTGGACAACTCAGCTCCAAAGTTAGACGTTCTTCAGGTTTACTTTGAGACATGTCTCTCCAAGTTGTCAGCGAAAGCACTTCTGCATGTACATGTACAATAATGAGGGACATGGTACAGTCAGAACAGTTACAGGTTTATCCTGTTATAAGCCTGCAGCGCAACATTCCAGGTATGGAATGATGTTGCTGAGAAAAGAAAAGTAGTTTGATTGGGCAGTATGAGACTACATTACAATGGCAGCTGGCAAGAGAGAACGAAAACCTATGATGGAATGTTGGATAAATTAAACTCTGCGGGTGCTCAAGCATGTTGATTAGACTTTTTCGAAACTCATGTCCTTGTGGTTCCTGCTCAAAGATGAACATTCATATGATCATTAAAAAACATGGAAACCAGCAGAATAGAATGAAAGCTAATGTGTCATGCATGTCCATGTTTATAGTAAACACAGCTTCCTCAGTGTGGGGGCTGTTTTGTGCCACATCTGAAAACCTTGAGAGTGCTTCATCCTGTTGTGCTAACCAGAAAAGTTTGGGACAAAGGAGATGACTGTTTGAAACTGACATGGTCAAATTGAGTCACGCCATAGCCCCTTTGAGAGAGAATCAAAATCAAATGCTTTTGATGTTCCTGAAATATTTAGAAAGAGATCAATTAAAGAAATCTGATGAGAAACAATAATACtttaattttaatgaaatacTCTTGTATCTCAAAGGCCTAGTGAAGAGGACCTAATACTGCACTGCAAAGTGaggattttgcattattttctcaTAACATACAATGGCCCAAAACGTTtttgaacacttaagccacacttaaaaatttatgaaCATCATTGCCTTAAGGCGCGGTTACATTTAACTTTGCACTGCGAAATTCTGTGGGTGAAGAAGGCATGctaataaacagaacataaaatcaaAGCATGAATCAACAAATGTTTCAAAGTGTAGACCATAACTGCATGACACGTCTACAGCAAGACTCAAGATTGGAGTCTTCACCCTTTTATCAGAccctaaaaatgctaaaaaaataaatatactcaaataataaaaaaaaaaaaaaaaaaaaaaaaaaaaaacatttcaaatgggTCAGACTCCCAAAGCTTACtcagcagaagcatatatcaAGTGTAGCATATACAATTTCCCAGAAAACATTGTTGCAAGCTGCCACAATTTGATGTTTAGGAAACCTCCAGGTGTTGCAATCAAagaaaaacataacaaaacactCAGTCTTGTCAGCATTACAATTTCAAGAATGCTAAACTGCTGCAGGGAATCTTTAATCAAAGCCCTTTGGAAATGTTCAGGAACAGAATTTTCATAGCAGCATAGCTACCCTGCCAGTCAACAGTTTGGACACACAAAATCATTCTTTATTAGAATACATGATCACATAGGAATTTGACATTGCTAccgaaagttccagtaccctgacactGACCCCTTTCTGCAGTTAAAGaaaagtgccatctcccatcagacaccTTTGCATAATTTCAAACATGTTCAGCATTTCCTGTGGCACCACTGATAGTGCGATGTAAAAGCAACCTTCAAGACATgggttctagtcccatggaaaccaggttGTAATTACTTTCACATGATCAATCATGAGtgagattcagaggttgcattttccctttaaaattaaatttgtacTTCACCGACAATTAGATTTAGGGATATGGTTTGATTTAGGGCGTatggttattaaaatattaattcctgttgactgtattgcatTATTTACAAGTAAAAACAACTCGATTTTGTCTCCACTTTTTGGACAGcagttccagcttcggccactgggggcagtggttcaaatttcggtaagcacagaccgatttcaactgaagaactttcaacctactgtcaccgatttcacagtgagatcagtctagaATTATCATAGCAGTATATCTACCCTGCCATTCAACAGTTTGGACACACATACAGGTACTAAttcttaattataataatatcaaagtcatcaaaactattaaataacaaaatggaTGTATGAAAAtgtagtaaccattttttttttttttttttttatttaagcataGACCCTATGCCTAGTTTACAGATAAGAATTTCCCATGTACACTGGACAGTTGTAAGCTGCTTTTCTTTCACTATCCACTCCAattcatccatttaaaaatgtttaaaataaagttttagttttataaacaAATGCATAGGCAGGCTCAGTTTACCTTCTGTGTATGAAATGGTCTTGTACTGGTCTAAATCACAACCCATTGCACTTGTAGTTGCAGGTAAAGTAAAAAGTAAGTTTTaaatagattgtgtgtgtgtgtgtgtgtttgatttttttagaatatgtatttgttttatttatttgttttattttcattttttaactacatctttttttatctgttcttTATCAGCAATTCTACATATTTCTACTGGTAATCATTATGCCACATGAATTGTAATATATTCTTAGCACATTGTACTATGTTTGACTTCACTGAGttggtttgatttgattaaaCTTTATTGTCCAGAAGGAAATTTGTCTTTGACATACACTGCATCTGTTGTTAGAAAACATAGTACATACACATTTGTCATCCATAATTACACACATAGCAAATCCACACACTTGGAATGCCAATGACAAAACATTGCACAATACCCATCTACAATGTAACTATATCCGGAATATATTTGTACAGAATAAGACTGATATTACAAGTCTCTTACATACTTTTTGCTAGTTTAGCTTTTAAAGCTTTAATGGACAAAGGGACAAAAGAGTTCCTAAAACCATTCAGTCTGCACTTGGGGACTCTAAAGTGTCTGCCTGAGGTTAGGAGCTGGTACTATGGGAGGAGGACATGGGTGGGGTCTGAAATGATCTTCTGGGCCTGTCTGGTGATTATTTCACTGAAGATATCCTGTGTGGTGGGATGTTGCCTGACTCCCATGATTTTCATTGTTCTCAGGGTGAGGCAAGTAATTCTAGATTTCAACTGTACACCAAGGTTGCCAAACCAGGCTGTAATGCCATTGCGAATGATGCTCTCAACTacagcatagcagaagagaagcaaaGCTTTCTGGTTAACACCAAAAGCCCTCAATCTACAGAGAAAGTACAGTCTCTGTTGAACTTTAGAGCAGACAGCATCCTCATAAGAACTCCATGTCAGTTTATTGTCATTGTACGCCCAGATATTTGTAGGAATCAACCTGGGCTATGTTGCAGTTATGGACAACCACTGGTGAGTGGTCACCAAGGCATTTGTAGTCAATTATCATCTCCTCTGTTTTCTTTACATTAAGGTTTAGGAAGTACTTGTCACACCACTGTACACATTTCTGGATCTCATATTTGTATGCAGTTGTATCTATTATGTCTGGCATAAGACCCAGGATAGCCGTGTCATCAGAAAACTTTATCATATATGTGTTGGCTATGCTGCATGTGCATTCATTGGTGTACAGGGTGAATAGGACTGGTGAGCTGACACACCCCTGAGGGGTGCCAGTGCTGATGGTAAGAGTATCTGACAAGGtccttgtgacgaggaggaggacgtggccgggctgtgagtgtgCTGGCTTAATCagcgggaaaggaggaagcaggaaccgggttaacacttaacaagactttaataataacttaaatCACTGAACTGCCACATAACAAcaggatgacacacacacacacagctccgtgtgtgtctctctctctctccagcactcccgacaactcctcttatctctctcccgctgattaggccaCTCAGCACCAAGCACGcacactcacagcccggccacgccctcctcctcatcacagtcctGTTCACCTTGACCTGTTGTGTGCAATGGGCCATAAATGAATGGTACCAGTTGATGATGAATGGTTTGACATTCATCTGCTGCAGTGTCTTCAGAAGAACATGAGGTTGCAGAGTTTTAAAAGCTGGACCGAAATCTACAAACAACAGTCTAGCATAGGCCCTAGGATTCTCTAGGTGTTTAATCACTAAGTGGACCAAGCTGTTGATTGCATTATCAGTGCCTCTCTTGTGTGTGTAGGCAAACTGATAAGGATCTAGTTGAGGGCTTACATCAATTTTCAGCTGCCTCACTATGAGCTTCTCCATGCACTTCATTACAACCAAAGTTAGAGAGATGAAATCATTGTTCTCCTGTGGACATGGTTTCTTAGCAACAGGTATGATAATGGCTTTTTTCCACTTTGTTGGTACAGTGTGGAGATCAAGGGACCTCTGAAATATGGGGCGCCTGGCAGGTGTGAGATAATCTGCATAATATGCAACATTGTGATAAACTATGCATTTGATCATGCCCcctgacacatactgtatgtaaatactCTAATTCAAGCTTGTACCACCTGAAAGTAAATAATGCAtttcttgtgttcaaaaatggCTAGATGACTAGATGTAACGCAACGGAATGGAACAGagtgcaattaatttaattaagtaGTAATCagatcatgtaattaattatacttatttaataattaattgataGCCTTAGTCTTTTACATGTTAAATTGCCAAATACTGAAAGTTTTGGGATTTCATTTGGATTATggttagtctatagtaattataatgAGCTTAATTTAAGAACATTAGAACTCTATGGGAGGTCCCAACATGATATAACAAATGTGCATGTGTTTTGtatgttaaaccccagttataatAAGTATGGAATTGTAATTGTGGTTTAAACAAGGGTTCAGTATTCAAAGAGGCCAGTTCTTTCCTTAGTGCTTGTTAATGCATCCGTGGGCTGCGCAGGTAATGGGGGACCCTAACCCAGCAATAGCGTCTGCTTTGAAGTGGAAACGCTATTAAATCAACTTATAGGTCCCCCTCCTccaacaggaacaaacatgagCCCCACAGATCAGGCCCTTTCCCCACAACCTACCACACAGCACTGCCTCttaaatttaataaatgaaataaaggtGCACAAGACATCTATGCTTCCTGGAACCAGGGGAACAATATTAACAATACCACGTTCTTTCTTAGTAGTTTGCTGCTGTTTTCTTAGGCAATCTTTTCGTTTTTacctcagtcacagaaatgcacaagttgttgtcactttccattgtacatttagctgaaaaatgggagaaaaaaaaattgcctgaGGAAGACCTTATGGCATAAACGTTGCAAGCAAGTGtaagccaataaagtatttttggagcaataaatcagTGTGTGGACActtagtatttttttccttttagcaGATAGCCTGCTTAAATcaaaagccactataggtacaaggtAGTTCCAATGAATGTACAGAATGCTCATCTCAAGCTGTTTATAATGTACCAATTTCATAGCATAGTAATGTATATTCATTTGTTTAGCATGTAACTGTAACGAGGCTGCTGCGGAGCAATGAGGAAAACCAAGAGACGATGACAAGAAGGACCCGAGTGCtaattttattaacaaacgtgaaatccaaaaacccaactataaacgtgaaacataaacaaacatgaacttgactataaacttgacttgacataaacaatgactacgttaccaaacacacaatacttgaccaaggacaatggaaaacatgagggcttaaatacttggacatgggggAAAG
The genomic region above belongs to Myxocyprinus asiaticus isolate MX2 ecotype Aquarium Trade chromosome 28, UBuf_Myxa_2, whole genome shotgun sequence and contains:
- the LOC127418908 gene encoding probable E3 ubiquitin-protein ligase TRIML1, with product MSLIIVHVHAEVLSLTTWRDMSQSKPEERLTLELSCPICLQLYHNPVTLPCGHNYCLCCIQNVAGAEDPKSPRRCPECREEYGNPDTLPKNFKLSGIVDGYLAVTSSGGLKGGHVVLCDQCLEDPASAVIFCMCCEMSLCPSHLKRHKEQHLSNDHILMELPIEHDGKRCPVHRKVTEYLCAQERLFLCSECLMEGAHQNHDVQTFEVAKEEMQRIMEGLGKSVSDKLQITEALLKNANERDGPVDKTEDKLVARANILLDNMTTLISAYKSRMGAAMDDELHLRDKIWQANLRDLEDYQKLLQAAHQSTSEVLSESSEFLFIQHYLKVEARVRQAANTTIPSLPTQEHSCAKKLRSTLRTDTFHAEMSLLLECLHGMMNPLDLTFNPDTAHPSLMLSSNLKTIKQCAGGKKSSAGDQGERFCTAAQVMCSQGFSTGVHMWAVEIGPGCMWSVGLCYKSIPRKGDHSRLGHNTSSWRLQWKNTKLTVCHDLANIVVGDGWVVPPKKVRVTLDYEGGTAAFHSTGQGGRKQHLHTFSAVFKDIVYPAFGIHSTSEESWITLLSGV